One Gossypium hirsutum isolate 1008001.06 chromosome A11, Gossypium_hirsutum_v2.1, whole genome shotgun sequence genomic window carries:
- the LOC121209979 gene encoding uncharacterized protein has protein sequence MSSRGTHGRSTIGRGRGRRRAQAESLAYDTILNLDTSETPISPTIEIGSGSFDSTVGDDALSQAMLRNLERVTRPNTEYWMEVTEHIMDDLDFSAEQKLKGVVLLLPDEVYQWWLIVRRASYIDARRREFLNLTQGDRSVAEYEAEFLRLSRYARGMVATEYECYVRFEDGLRDSLRVLIAPQREQNFFALVEKMKISEEVKRTKRQNQNRGMAKRDVEPSNSGIRPRKKARTNGPLRVGPTIEPSRVTICQHCNRHHPGECWRATRACLKYGSTKYRVKDCLLRINQIGTGPTETRQPALVYAARRREDRDTLDVISSIGSTHPYVASIVSETLGLPFESTSSEIVVMSLLGQSIEVSKLFRDVPLEVQGTVFLVDLMELPFGEFVLILGMDWLDIRPVRNFSDVFPKELPGLPPSLEVEFGIELIPGITPVSIASYRMASKELTELKAQIQSLWTEDQHIEHLRVVLQILREK, from the exons ATGAGCTCACGTGGTACTCATGGACGTAGTACTAtaggccgaggtagaggccgtagaagGGCTCAAGCTGAGTCCTTAGCGTATGATACGATTTTGAATCTAGATACCAGTGAGACGCCGATATCACCTACGATAGAGATTGGGTCTGGGTCATTTGATAGCACggttggggacgacgcactgtctcaAGCCATGCTACGGAATTTGGAGAGGGTCACTAGACCCAACACTG AGTATTGGATGGAGGTCACGGAGCACATTATGGATGATTTGGATTTTTCTGCTGAGCAGAAGCTCAAGGGGGTTGTTTTACTGCTTCCCGATGAAGTGTATCAATGGTGGTTGATAGTTAGGAGG GCCAGTTATATCGATGCTAGGAGGCGGGAGTTCCTTAATCTTACTCAAGGTGATCgttcagtggctgagtatgaggccgagttccTAAGACTGAGCCGTTATGCGAGGGGCATGGTGGCGACCGAGTATGAGTGCTATGTgcggtttgaggatggtctccgaGATAGTTTgcgagttctgatagctcctcaAAGGGAGCAGAATTTCTTTGCACTGGTTGAAAAGATGAAGATCAGCGAGGAAGTGAAGCGCACTAAGCGTCAAAACCAAAACAGAGGGATGGCTAAAAGGGATGTAGAGCCTTCAAATTCTGGAATAAGGCCTAGGAAAAAGGCCAGGACTAATGGCCCCTTGAGAGTTGGGCCTACTATTGAACCTTCTAGAGTGACGATCTGTCAGCACTGTAATAGACACCATCCAGGCGAGTGTTGGAGGGCTACTAGAGCGTGTTTGAAGTATGGGTCTACTAAGTACCGTGTTAAGGACTGTCTATTGAGGATTAATCAGAT AGGTACTGGACCAACTGAGACTAGGCAGCCtgcactggtttatgctgcacgtcgcCGTGAAGATCGAGATACTCTAGATGTCATCTCGa GCATAGGCTCTACACACCCTTACGTAGCTAGTATAGTGTCTGAGACCTTGGGGTTACCGTttgagagcacttctagtgagataGTAGTAATGAGTCTGTTGGGGCAGTCTATTGAAGTTAGTAAACTATTTAGAGATGTTCCGTTAGAGGTCCAAGGGACTGTATTTCTGGTTGATTTGATGGAGCTTCCATTTGGAGAGTTTGTTTTGATTTTGggcatggactggctg GACATCCGACCTGTAAGGAACTTTTCAGATGTTTTTCCAAAGGAACTACCGGGATTGCCTCCAAGTCtagaggtagaatttggtatcGAGTTAATTCCAGGTATAACTCCAGTGTCTATCGCCTCTTATCGAATGGCATCGAAAGAGCTGACTgaacttaaggctcagattcagtcGTTATGG ACAGAGGATCAGCACATTGAGCATCTAAGAGTGGTTCTGCAGATTCTTCGTGAGAAATAG